Sequence from the Dysgonomonadaceae bacterium zrk40 genome:
TTGCTCGTCTTCTGTATATGCTTGCTGGCACGGAGCATTTACAGGGAGAGGCGCCTGTCGCGATGGGGGAAACGGAGAACGCACTGAGAGTCAGCGATTTTCTGCTGGAACTTTACCATGACGCCTCGGAATGTACGCCCGACGTACTCCGCCTCCGCGTATTGAAAAACCTGCAGCGCTTCATTCCCTTCGATTTCGGGGTGTGGGGTGGCGGCTGGGCGGATGGCCGGCTGGTCACGGACCTGACCGTTCTCAACCAAAGCGAGGCGATATTGGGCGAGTGGGCATCTGTCGCCCGGGAGGACGCCTTCTGCGATCTGACACTCAATCGTCTGGGCGCGACGGCCCGCTTCGATGACGTTCCGGACTATCGCACAAGTCTGGCCTACAACGAGCATTGGCGACGCTTCGACGCTTCGCACATGATGGCCACCATCGTCGGTGAAAAAACCGACGGCTATGTCAGCTTCGTGGGACTTTGCGCGGATGACAGGCCGATGACTTTCTCCGACACCGAGCGCATGTTCAAGCAGTTGCTTATGCCGCACTTGTCCCAGGCGCTGCGCATGAACCGAGAACTGTGGACCGGCCGCGCCGCGATAGGCCATGAAGCTGTCGGGCTGATCGACGGGGAAGGTTGGGTGCTGTGCGTCCATGGGCCTTTCCATGATTTTACCGCAAACGAATGGGGTGCGCGTGTCGCACAGCTTCCCGCCCACGTTATGAGCGCGCTCAAGCGCGGCCGACGGTGGCGGGGACAAATGCTGGACATGCGTTTGTCTCCATTCGGCCGAAATTATTTCGTTCACCTGTCGATCCATCCGATCCTTTCGAGCTTGTCTCCGCGTGAACGCGAAGTCGCTCGATTGTTCGCATCCGGCATGACCACCAAGCAGGTCGCGCGTGCCCTGGGCACATCGCCCTCCACCGTTCGCAATCAGATTGTACACATCTACGAAAAGCTCGGTATTTCCAGTAAAGCGCAGCTCGCGACACTTGCTGGCGGGAAGTAACTGCCCGTGCTGCGCTGTCAATAGGGCAAATGCTCTATTCTCAATCGAGCCTGGACTCGGTATACCTTGGGTAGCCTGCCAGATGAGAGCGGGCGTAACCGGAGGGTGCATGTGGGATTTTAGTGTTGGCAGGGCGATGGGTCTGATGATGCAGACCCTGCCTTTCGTCGTGCTCAGGATGGCGGTCTATTTCGGGATCACGCTGGCCTATATTCTTGTGACCGGCGCTGGCGCGGGAATCGGATTTGGCGTTGGTGCTTTGGGCGATGCCGGTTTTCAGGCCGGTTCGACCTTCTGGGGCGGCCTGATCGGCTTCGGTATTGTCGGAGCCGTCATGTACTGGGCGCGCGAATACATCCTCTACATCGTCAAGGCGGGGCATATTGCCGTGCTGGTCGAGTTGATGGACGGCAAGCCAATGCCCGCGGGGCGCTCGCAGGTCGGGCATGGCAGAGTCGTCGTGACGGAGCGGTTCGCGCAGGCCAGCGTGCTATTCGCCGTCGACCAGCTCATCAAAGGCGTGTTGCGGGCGATCACGGGGCTGGTCCGGGGTATTCTGACCATATTGCCGATACCCGGCGCCCGGCAATTGACCGGCATCCTGCATGCCTTCCTGAGGGTAGCGGTCGGGTTCATCGACGAGGTGATCCTGGCCTACGCCATCAGAACCGGCTCGACCAATCCGTGCGGTTCGGCCAAGGACGCGCTGGTGCTCTATGGGCAGAACTACAAGGTGATGCTCAAGAACGCCGCCTGGCTGGCCATCATCGTTTATCTCCTGAGCTTTGTCGTTTTTCTGGTGATGCTCGCGCCCGCGGCGCTGATCGTCTACCTGATGCCGGGCGCATGGTCGGCTGGCGGGTTCGTGTTCGCGCTTTTGTTCGCCTGGGCCGTCAAGGCCGCAGTTTTGGAACCCTTCGCCATCACCTGCCTGATGCAGGTCTATTTCAAGTCCATCGAAGGCCAGCGGCCCGATCCCGAATGGGATGCGCGGCTCGAGCAGATGTCGGGCAAGTTCCGCGAGCTCAAGGCGCGTGCCTTCGGCGAGCGGGCACGGCCAGATGCCAGCGCCGAACTTGCCTGATGGGAAACAATACGAGGAAGTTGATCATGAGACCCTTTGCCGTCTTGTTGCTGACGCTCGCCGCGGCCTGCACGCCGTCCATCGCGGTCGCCGAGGATGTGATGGTCGTTTATGATGGCTCAGGTTCGATGTGGGGGCAGATCGACGGCGTCTCCAAGGTCGAGATCGCGCGCGATGTCATGAGTGACCTCATCGCGACCTGGCCCGAAGGGGCCAATGTGGGGCTCATGGCCTATGGGCACCGGCGCGAAGCAGACTGCTCCGACATCGAGACCCTGATTGTACCGTCCCCGCCGGACCAGCCGGCCTTCATTTCGGCAGTCAACGAGGTGACACCGCGCGGGCGCACGCCGCTCACCGAATCGGTTCGTCAGGCCGCCGAACTTCTTTCGTATCGCGACACGCAGGCTACCGTGATCCTGATTTCGGATGGACTGGAAACCTGCCAGGCCGATCCTTGTGCGCTGTCGGCGGAACTGGCGCAGCAAGGCGTCAACTTCACCGCCCATGTGGTCGGCTTTGATCTGACCGAAGAAGAACATGCCGGCCTTGCCTGTATTGCGGAAAACACGGGCGGGGTGTTTGTGCCCGCACAAGATGCCGATGAGCTGCGTGATGCGCTGGCTCATGTGCAAAATGTGGTGGACCTTCAGCCGCTCTCCCCGCCCGAGCCCGTGACGGAGCCTGAACCCGAACCGGAACAGCAGGCCGATGCCGAGATCGAGCTTGAAGTGCCCGCTACAGTGCTCACCGGTGCCAGCTTCACCGTTTCGTGGTCGTCTGCGATCGATCCGCAGGATTATGTCACCATCGTTCCCGTTGGGGCGGATGACACCACCTATGGTGACTACCAGCGCGTACGGGACGAAACAGAAGCGAGCCTCATCGCTCCAGCAGATCCGGGCCTTTACGAGGTGCGCTATCTCCTGGACGAGGGCACACGTGTGCTGGGCTCCGCCCCGGTGGAGGTGGTCGAGGCCGAAGTCACCATATCTGCACCCGATGAGGTCACGACGGGAGCCAGATTCACTGTTTCCTGGTCATCCTCGGTCCATCGGCAGGACTACGTCACCATCGTTCCTGCTGGCGCCGATGACGGGAGCTATACCAATTACCAGCGCGTGCGTGACGACACGGAAAACAGTCTGACCGCCCCGGCCGAACCCGGTCTCTACGAGGTCCGTTATGTGCTGGACGAGGGATCGAGGACCCTGGCTTCAAGGCCTGTGGAGGTCGTCGCGGCGGAGGTTGCCCTGGACGCTCCGGACATGGCGCGTGCACAATCACCGCTGCGCATCAGCTGGTCTATGGCTATTCACCCCCAGGACTATATCACCATCGTCTCGGCCGGAGCCGATGAGGGCACTTATCAGGACTATATCCGCGTCAGGACTGACCTAGAGGGTGACATGAACGCACCTGCCGAGCCCGGCCTTTACGAGATCAGATATGTTCTGCAAGAAGGCGACCGCACGGTTTCCAGCCGCATGCTGGAAGTCGTCGGGGCTGACGCTCCGCTCGATGACGGTGTGGGTCTGGTCGTTCCTGTCCAGGCCCGCCCCAGCGAGACCATCACCGTTTCCTGGTCCGGTGGTGCCGACAGCGCCGACCAGCGTGTTTCGCTCGCCCGGGCCGATCAGGCCGATTTCAGTTGGATCGAAGCCCATCGTATCGGCGAGGAAACCACACTCGAATTGTCCATGCCGGACGAACCGGGCCGCTATGAGGTCCGGTATCTCGATATCAGCGGGCAGGCCGTTCTCGGCCGCGCCATCGTGGAGGTGGAATAACCATGCCTGGGGGTAGACAATCTCGCGGACTTGCTATGGCGACCGTTGCCATGGCGCTTTGCTTCTTTGCTTCAGTTGCTCACGCCCAGATCGACGGCCACGGTCCCGACGCGTGGCGGGTCATAGACGTTGGGGCCAACGATGTGCTCAATGCTCGCATGGGACCCGGCACCAACTATCCCGTTATCGAAACCTTCGCGCATGACGAGCGGGGCCTGCAGCAGATCACCTGCGTTCCGTTTTACACAATGGCGCATTTTTCGGTGATGACCAACGCGGAGATCGACTCCCTTCCGCCGAGTTGGTGCCTGATGCGTTCAGCCGATTTGAGCAAGGCAGGCTGGGTGGCGCAACGCTACCTGATCGCCGATTTCGATGATGACGTCCTTTTCGGGAATGGCGGAGCGTATGATGAACCTGAGGAGGTGGTGGATGTCGAAAAGATCCTTCCCGCCCCCACGACCGGTCCTCACGCGTGGTCAAGCGACGAACTGATCGAACACGCGCGTGGGCTCGTTGCGGCGCTTTATGCCTATGATGACCCTGCTCGGGGGGTGAGCCATCGCGATCCGGCGGCGCCCGATGTATTTTTCTCCACCGAATTCAGGGAGGCGCTGCGATCCCGCCCGCCCGGCGCGGACCTGCTCATTGGCGCGCAGGATTTCCAGGGCAGGGTTTCCGAGCCGGTGCCTGACCCTGGTCAGCCCATGTTTCGGGGCATGATCACGATCAATGTCGAGGTCGAGAATTTCGGCCAGACGCACACGGCCGTCTTCCGCCTGCGCGGAGACACCACCCGGCCCGACGCGCCGCTGCGCATTTTCCGCATCGAACACGACGGCTGGTCGTACCCGTAAGTGCATAAAAGGACTTCTTCAATGAAACTGGATCAAGCGCCGATCCTGGCTGCATTCGGACTCACCCTGTGCCTGGCGCAACCTGCGCTGGCTCAAATCGCAAGAACGCCGGTCGGCGCGGTCAATGCCACCATCGATGGCACACCCTATGCAGGCGAAACGCTCGACGTTCCATCCGAGGGAACAACGACGGCCGAATTCCGATCCTTTGGCCCGGTAACGTCTCTCTCCATCCAGGCGCACGATCCTCAAGCTGAAAGCATCATGCGCAACGTTCTGTCTGTCGAGGTCTCGCTGATGGGCAGTGACGCGTCGGCCTCCATCATGGATGTGTCCGTTTCCTGGTGGCCGGACGGGATGAGCGAGCCCTTCTATCTCAGTGAGGATAGCGGAACGGCCCCCGAGATCGTCTTTGATGCGATTTCTCTGGAAGACGGGGCTGCCGCCGCTCAGGGCAGTTTTTCGGCTGTCGTCTGCCGCAGGGATGGGATGTTTGCGGACGCCGACACAAGCGACTGCCTGCCCATTGAGGGCACTTTCGATACCGCATTGCGCAAGGCCGATTGAGGCGGGAATTTTCGGGCGCCCCGGTATCGGCGCTCTGGAAGAGGGGGAAAGCATGGTAGGCTATCGGACGGCGATGCCGTGGTTGATGCGGTGCGCGCTCATTTGTGCGCTCGTCCTGCCGGCCCTCGCATTCGTCCCGCAGGCCAGAGCGCGGACCGTCGATCCAAACGCGCCCTATGAGGACGCCTATGACGTGCTGACCCGCGGCCAGCTTGTGGGGACGTGGCAGGGCACGATCAGCGGAAGTTCGGTGTCGCAGGCCGACGGGCAAATGGCAGGCCAGGCGGTGTTCGTGCGGCGTGGTTATGAGGGCCGCAACGATTTCGGTATTGTGCTGCATGACCATCGTCATCGCGACGGGGTGGACTACTCCGAGATTCACATCGGCTCTATCCCCTGCGGCCCGGAGGGCAGGGTAGTTCGGGCAGTCCACGGTCTTGAGCTTCAGAACGCGCCAGCCGGGGCGTATGCATCGACTCACTTTGACAATCGTCTGGCCGATACGGGCCGCGACGATTTTCTCGTGTTTCCCGTCTACGGCCCCGAACTGGACAATCCGGCCAGCCTCCAGACGCGCTGGAGCGATGACGGCTTTACCCTGAGGCTGTCGGGTCCGTTCATGTCGATCGTCGCGCCCGTACGGAACGGCACAGTTGATTATGAACGCCAAGATGAAGGATGGATCGAGACAACCTCTTGAGGCTCCACATCTAGGCGGTGTGGACGGATTGCCGCAGTTTGAAGAAATGAGATTTCCCTGCTGAGCTTTGTCTGATTCATGGGATGTCGACTGATTGGAGGTCGGCATGAGCACGAAGATGACAGAAGACGACTGGGATGTCGCGCTTGAGGTTTTCCGGGCGTCACTGCCCCGCAGGGGCGACAAAGGCCGGGATGACCGACTTTTTCTGGAGGCCCTGCATTATTTCGCGGTTCACAATATCACTTGGCGCGCCCTGCCGGAGCGCTTCGGCAAATGGAATAGCGTCTGGAAACGGTTCGACCGACTGAGCAAGGGCGGCACCTTCGATCTCTTCTTCGAACATCTGGCCTCTCTGTCCTCCACGGCCAGTCTGGTTCAGATGTTTGATTCCACAATCCTCCGCGCTCATGTTTTCGGCTGCTGGCGCAAAGGGGGGCAGAAAGGTCAGGCGCTCGGCCGGTCACGCGGCGGTTTCACGACCAAGATCCATCTGAAGACGGATTTCGACGGCCTGCCAATCGCATTCGATCTGACCGGCGGAGAAAAAGGCGATGCTCCGCATTTCCGGATCCTGTTGGACCTCGGTCCCGACGTAACACCCCGCGCGGTTGTCGCGGATAAGGGGTATGCCAGCAAGGCTAACCGAAACGCAGCCCGTTCTCGCGGTGCCATTCCGGTGATCCCGCATAAAGCCAACGAGAAAGGCAAACCTGCCCGCTTTGCCAAGGCCATCTACCGAGGTCGCGCCCGCATCGAGCAGGCTGTGGGAAAGCTCAAGCGCTTCAAACGGGTGGCTCTGCGCTGTGAGAAAACCAAACGCAACTTCTCAGCCATCGTGTCAATCGCTACAGCGTTCAACCTCATAAAATCCGTCCACACTGCCTAGGAATTCGTTAGCGGCTTCATTCTGCTGATGCCATCAAAGCACAGTAAAACTCACGACGTTTTTTGGCAGAAGGTTCTTATTCCACCACAGCCACGATCATGATGCCCCTTGAGCCTCTTCCGTTTCGATGGACGGGATCTCGGTCCGCTCTTCCTCAGGCGCGCCACATAGCAAATCGACGGCGCGGTCGGCCGCGTCCTGGAACGGCTCCAGCACCATGTCCGCGCCGGAGGCGAAGAGTTCCTCGGTGTCCTTGGGGTGATGAGACGCGACGGCCACGCGCCCGCGGAAACCAGAAGTGCGCGTGAGCTGGATCAGCGTCGTGCGCGTGTCCTCGTGGCTGAGGCCGGTCGGGTGAATCGGCACGGTTGAGACGATCCATTCCGCCCGCGACAGAGGAAGCTCGGCCACGAACTCCGGGTCAGTGGCATCGCCGAACTCGGTCTCGAGCCCAAGTTCCCGCCAGCGCCGGACCGCGAGCGGGTTGAAATCCACCCCAAGCACCCGAATACCCCGCTTCTTCAGGCGCATCCCAATGGCAGTGCCGAAACGCCCCAGTCCGAAGACGATCACCTTGAAGCCGTCCTCGCGGTGCGCCCCGGCTTCCGACGGCTCGCGCGGTGTGCCCTGGCGCTCGAAGAAGCCGAGCAGCGGCTCAAAGACGGCGTAGAGCTGGTGCGAATAGGTGATCATGTAGGTCGAGGCCGCAATGGTCACGAGACCGACCATGGTGACGAGCCCGAGCGCGTCTTCCTGCACATGGCCGAGCGACACGCCCATAGCGACGAAGATCAGGGAAAACTCGCTGATCTGCGCCACGGTCAGACCTGCGAGGAAGCCCGTACGCTTGCGGTAGCCCATCGCCCCCATGATCGTGAGCACGATGAGCGGGTTGCCGATAAGCACGAAGAGCGAAAAGACAATGGCCCCGCTGACATGCGCACCAAGAAGCGAAAGATCGAGCGCAGAGCCGAGCGCGATGAAGAAGAACAGCAGCAGGAAGTCCCGCAGCGGCGCGAGGCGCGCTGCGATGGTCTCCCGGTAGGGCGTCGAGGCAAGCGCGACGCCGGCCAGCAGGCCGCCCACCTCCTTGCCGAGACCCACGATGTCGCCCACCGCTGCGAACATCGCGGCCATGGCGATGGCGAAGATCACCAGAAGTTCGGGTGCCCGGGCCAGCCGCTCGGTCAGCGGATTGGCGACGTAGCGCACGAAGAGCACCACCAGCGCCACCATCGCGACGCCTGAGGCCAGCACTAGTGAGACAGACCCGCCGCCATGCCCGCCGTCACCTGCCGCACCGATGCCGATGGTCGAGAGCACGATCATTGCCAGCACGACAACGAGGTCCTGCACGATGAGAAAACCAAGCGCGATCTGGCCGTGCAGGCTGTCGATCTCGCGCTTGTCCGACAAGAGCTTCACGATGATGATGGTCGAGGAGAAGGTGAGTGCCACGGCGATATAAAGGCTGGTGATATGACCAAGTCCAAGCGCGAGCCCGATCAGGTAGCCGAAGATCGACGTGAACGCGACCTGGCCGAGGCCGGTCAGAAGCGAGACCGCCCCCAGGGAGCGAATAAGCTTCACGTCGAGCTTGATGCCGACGAGGAACAGCAGCACCGCGATCCCGAGTTCCGAAAGAAGGCTGATCTGCTCGTCGGACCGCACCAGGTCCAGCGCCGAGGGCCCCGCGATCAGGCCAACGGCGATGAAGCTGACGATAAGCGGCTGGCGCAAAATAATCCCCAAGAACCCGATCACCGCCGCCAGCACGAGCAGTGCAGCAATCTCCGCAAACGGCGACTGAACAATAACTTCCATCAATTCTTCTGTTCCTTCGTGTTCTTTGCTTCGGTCAAGTCCGGGGCAGTATTCGCGTCCCCATTTGGCCTGGCAGCGGGCCGCGTCGCGTGACCTTCGATAAAGGCATCAAGGTCATCCCCGCCGATTCGCCATCCCTTACCGATATCGATCGCCCGAAGCTCGCCGTCCTTGATCCAGCGTCTGACCGTGGCCTCGTTGACCTTCAGAAGATCTGCAATCTCCTTGACGGTCTGATATTGCTCGCGTGGCATGTTGAACGCCTTTTCACCGGGTTTGGCTTAATATAGCGTAGTATAGAACAGATGATTTGATTCAGACAGAGCTTGATGCGTCGCAGCGTGTCGCTCGCAAATGAGAGGCCACGGCCCGGGACCGGAAACGATGAAGACAATCATGGTGGCGACGGACTTTTCGGAACGGTCGGATCGGGCGCTGCGGCGTGCCACCCTCCTGGCCCGTCAATTCGAATCCGCCATCCTGCTCGTTCATGTGGTCGACGACGATCAGCCGCGCCGGATCGTGGACGCTGAGCGCGACGAGGCCACGACGCTTCTTCGCCAGATGGCCGCCACACTGAGCGACGTGGACGGTGTGACCACCGAGACGCGGGTCATACTCGCGTCCCCATTTGTCGGCATCGCCCAAGCCGTGAAGGACGTGACGCCCGACCTTCTCGTCATCGGCCCGCATCGACGCCAGGTGCTCAGGGACGTGTTCGTCGGCACAACGGCGGAGAGGACGATCCGGTCGGTGGATTGCCCGGTCCTGATCGTGAATGCCACGCCCGTCGGACATTATCGCCATGTGCTGCAGACAACCGACCTGTCCGACAGCTCCCGCGACGCGTTGCTGCGATTCCAAGAGCTGGGGCTTGCCGACCAATCCCGGACGTCGTTGCTCCATATCTTTGATGCTCCTGCGCTCCGTCTTGTCTTCAGTCATTCGATTCCGAAGGACGATCAGAAGCACTACCTCGAGGAAGAACAGCGCGATGCTTCCCTCAATCTTGTTCGCTTCCTCTCCTCGGCAGGTCTGGGCCATCCGAGACAGATCGTGCGCTACGAGGCGACGCCAGCGCCGCACGAAATCCTGAAAGCGGCCGGAGAAGAGCAGGCGGACCTGATCGTGATGTCGACGCATGGCCGAAGCGGACTGGCCAAGATGCTCATCGGCAGCGTAACGGAGCAGGTGCTCAGGACGGCACAGATCGACGTCCTAGCCATTCCCCCGCAACGCGGGGAATGAGGCACGCGTCAACTCTTGCGACGCCGAGTGCGGGTCGTGGGTCAGTCTTCGAGTGCCAACCAGATTTGCCGTGCGACCGTCCGCGGTCCGCGGAGCGCCTCCTGCAAGGTCATGAGGCGTTGTTCGAGGGGCGGCGAAACGCCGCCTTTATCGGGGCTGTGAGCCTCGAAGAGAACCCTACGTTCCCCGTCCACCTCCACAAGGGACCACTTCTCATGCCGCGATGCGCCGCCTTCACCGCGCGACCGTTCGTGCAGCGTCCTGATGCGGGTCAACGAGCGGTGAGGCGCGTGGAACTGTCTTCCGCCGCCGCCTGTCATGTGCCGAGTAGCGGATTGCCAAAGATCGCCGCGAGCAGGTTACCGACCTGGATCCCCAGCAGATGCAGGAAGATCGCCTCCACGAACGCCATCGACCAAACCCGTCTGGCGAACATGCCATCATAGTAGGACCAGACGAGGGCAACAATGTAGGATACGCCGTTGAGCTTGAGGTTGGCTTCAGGATCCTTGCCGAGAAGCAGATAGAGTGCGGTTCCAAGCAGAACGCTACGCCAAAGCAGCGCGCCGGTGGCACGCAGCGTGTCCGCGCTGATCCCCATTCTCTGCAGTCGCTCTACGAGCCCGCCCAAAAACCTCGTGTTGTTCATGTCACATTCCTATCACAGTAGAACGTCGGATGCCACGCCGAAGGCTCAGGAGGGCATCGTCAACTTAACGAAGCTTGGACCTGAATGTGGGATGCTCGGCCATGACTGACCGAGATCCTCTTTACCGCCGCCATCGTTTTCCACCCGAAATCATCGCCCATGCGGTGTGGCTCTATTTCCGCTTTCCCCTGAGCCTGCGGATGGTAGAGGATTTGTTGGCGGCGCGTGGCATCATTGTCTCGCATCAGACCGACAGACTGTGGGCGGAGAAGTTTGGCCGGACCTTCGCCAACGAGATCCGTCGCCGGTCATCCGGGCGGCTTGGTGATAAGTGGCACCTAGATGAGGCCGTTATCTCGATCCGGGGCAAGAAGCATTGGCTATGGCGCGCCGTGGATCAGGACGGTTTCGTCCTGGAGGTCCTGGTGCAAAGCCGCCGCGACACCAAGGCGGCCAAGCGCCTGATGCGCAAGCTTTTGAAAGGCCAGGGACGATCGCCGCGCGTGATGATCACCGACAAGCTTCGCTCCTATGCAGCCGCAAAGCAGAAAATCATGCACGGCGTCGAGCACCGCTCGCATAAGGGCCTGAACAATCGGGCGGAGAATTCCCACCAGCCAGTCCGACGGCGAGAGCGGATCATGAAGCGCTTCAAGTCAAAGCGACATCTCCAACGCTTCGTTTCCATTCACGATCCGATCGCCAACCTCTTCCACATCCCTCGCCACGACATTTCCACCAGCCACCATCGCGAACTGCGCGCCTCAGCCATGAGCATATGGGCGGAAATCGCTCGGATTTAGTCGACAAGTCGAGCAACCGGGCAAACCAGAGCCTATCGGGTGTTAAGTTTACGGTGCCAGACGGAGACATCCCCCAGGAGCATTGACCTAGCAGCCGCAAGTAAGGGCGCAGCCCCATCCATCATGCGGTTCTCGGCTGAGTGCCTTTAAGCGGGAGGCGTCTCGAAATGGCCTTGTTTCACGAAGCCTGTCGGGGATTCACATTGGCATGCCCTTTTGTGTGGTCCGGTTTCAATCTTAGCCTTTGACGGGTCAGGACCCTGCCTCCGCGACGTTGCGGCCACCGTGTGGGGGGCATGTAGCGGGCAACCTCGCCACCGCCCCACGGAGAACCCGGCCAGCGCCCGCATTCAGCCTTGGGCGGCCAGCCCCCGGCGCTGGTCTACTGGCAGAGAAATGATATCAACCAACCCGATCAGCAGGTGCAACGAGTAGCTTAATTTACGCCAGATCCTGTCCAAGAGATGGGGAGTAGCTCAGCCCCTCATCGTCGCAGGCGTCCTCTTTGTACTGGTCAGCGCATTCTGGAAGGAATGGCGCAAAGGCCGCAGCAAGGGCAGCAGTTTGATTTAGAAAAAGGCCGGCGACATCCGGGTCGCCGGCCAGTCCAACAGGGAAGAGGTCGGTCATGAACAACAACCGCCCCGTTCAGACATGGCCAGAGGCCGCGTCGTGTCAACCAGAAGATAAGATATGCCGCTCACGCCGTTGACAGTGGCCTCTTATCTCCCTTAGGCAGACTGTCTGCTTGCGATGGCGTCGCGAAGCACTTTCATCATTCAGTCCTGCACGCCCGGATCTTGAGCCGTAGCAAAGCTACGGCGAAGGAGTTCGAGATGTCTGTTATCGTTCAGGCGCCGCTGCGCCAGTCCTACCCCCCTCTGCTCGGCATGATCACCATGTCACTTGCAATGCTTCTTCTACCGGCAGGGGATGCCATCACAAAATCCCTGACGAGCGCTCTGCCACCGTCACAGATTGCGGCGGTCCGAGCCCTTGTGCAGGCTGGCTTTCTAGCTGGGGCTTTTATGCTGATGCGTCATCGCCTCTCAGGGCGTCCTTTCTCGATATGGTCGTTTCTCTCAGGCCAATGTGTTTCGGTTATCAGCCTGAGCCTGATTACAGCCTTCAAAACCATGCCCATTGCGACGGCTATCGCAATTTTTTTCGTTGAGCCGTTGCTCTTAACACTTCTCGCAGGATTTCTGCTCGGAGAAAAACCCGGACCGCATCGCTATGCTGCGATCGGAATCGGGATGTTAGGTGTTCTTCTGATCCTGCGACCAAATTTTGCAACCTTTGGTCTAACAGTTTTTCTGCCAGTCGCTGCCGCAGTCGCTTATGCGCTGAACATGATCATCACACGTAGGGCGACGCGAACTGCCTCCGCACTGACGTTCCAACTCGGGTCCGCTGCTTATGCTTGCATCACGCTGGTGTTGCTCATGCTGATGACCTCGGATCTACATAAGATGCTCAGCCGCCTAAACCCGCAGATTGCGTTGAGTCTCGCCGGGGCTGGCGTTCTGGCAGCGGCTATCGATTTGCACTCCAAACTGAGACTCGGTCAGTTTATACCAAAACGTTACACTTCAATTGAGACTCAAGCCCGAAAAGTCTCAATTGAAGTGTAACGTTTTGTCGGCTAGGCGAATGCCGCTTCTTTTTCCAAGGAAGGCTTCCAGGATTCAATGTTTTCATCGGTGATCCGCTCTGTGCCATCCTGAATGGCTTCAATTGCGAGTTCGTTGAGTATCCCAAACACACGTGCCGTTATGCCGTCGCCGAGACGGGAGAGGTGTCGCAGACTTTGGCTCGATAAGGCGGACGGAAGTTGGAGCGGTAGACTGCGCAGAATTGCGGTGACCAGTTCCTGAAACTCCTCATTTGCATTCCATCTAGGCAGCACAAACTGATCCAGGCGCCGTGCCAGTTGAGTGTCGCCGGCAATCGCGTCGCGGGCTTCGGACACACCAAGGCAGACGAGCGAGGCTTTGGTCTCGTTACTGAGATATCGCAACAGTTGGAGGATCACACGCTGTTCTCTCGGGGTTCCCGCAAGCAGGTTGTGAACCTCATCGAATACCAGAACGCGAACGTTATTGCTTTTCAGGAGGAGAACGGTCCTTATCTCAAGTTCCATGAGCGTCAGGCGTTCGTTGATGCTCGCTCCCATGGCCATCAGCAATTG
This genomic interval carries:
- a CDS encoding helix-turn-helix domain-containing protein, with product MGETENALRVSDFLLELYHDASECTPDVLRLRVLKNLQRFIPFDFGVWGGGWADGRLVTDLTVLNQSEAILGEWASVAREDAFCDLTLNRLGATARFDDVPDYRTSLAYNEHWRRFDASHMMATIVGEKTDGYVSFVGLCADDRPMTFSDTERMFKQLLMPHLSQALRMNRELWTGRAAIGHEAVGLIDGEGWVLCVHGPFHDFTANEWGARVAQLPAHVMSALKRGRRWRGQMLDMRLSPFGRNYFVHLSIHPILSSLSPREREVARLFASGMTTKQVARALGTSPSTVRNQIVHIYEKLGISSKAQLATLAGGK
- a CDS encoding VWA domain-containing protein, yielding MRPFAVLLLTLAAACTPSIAVAEDVMVVYDGSGSMWGQIDGVSKVEIARDVMSDLIATWPEGANVGLMAYGHRREADCSDIETLIVPSPPDQPAFISAVNEVTPRGRTPLTESVRQAAELLSYRDTQATVILISDGLETCQADPCALSAELAQQGVNFTAHVVGFDLTEEEHAGLACIAENTGGVFVPAQDADELRDALAHVQNVVDLQPLSPPEPVTEPEPEPEQQADAEIELEVPATVLTGASFTVSWSSAIDPQDYVTIVPVGADDTTYGDYQRVRDETEASLIAPADPGLYEVRYLLDEGTRVLGSAPVEVVEAEVTISAPDEVTTGARFTVSWSSSVHRQDYVTIVPAGADDGSYTNYQRVRDDTENSLTAPAEPGLYEVRYVLDEGSRTLASRPVEVVAAEVALDAPDMARAQSPLRISWSMAIHPQDYITIVSAGADEGTYQDYIRVRTDLEGDMNAPAEPGLYEIRYVLQEGDRTVSSRMLEVVGADAPLDDGVGLVVPVQARPSETITVSWSGGADSADQRVSLARADQADFSWIEAHRIGEETTLELSMPDEPGRYEVRYLDISGQAVLGRAIVEVE
- a CDS encoding IS5 family transposase — encoded protein: MTEDDWDVALEVFRASLPRRGDKGRDDRLFLEALHYFAVHNITWRALPERFGKWNSVWKRFDRLSKGGTFDLFFEHLASLSSTASLVQMFDSTILRAHVFGCWRKGGQKGQALGRSRGGFTTKIHLKTDFDGLPIAFDLTGGEKGDAPHFRILLDLGPDVTPRAVVADKGYASKANRNAARSRGAIPVIPHKANEKGKPARFAKAIYRGRARIEQAVGKLKRFKRVALRCEKTKRNFSAIVSIATAFNLIKSVHTA
- a CDS encoding cation:proton antiporter gives rise to the protein MMEVIVQSPFAEIAALLVLAAVIGFLGIILRQPLIVSFIAVGLIAGPSALDLVRSDEQISLLSELGIAVLLFLVGIKLDVKLIRSLGAVSLLTGLGQVAFTSIFGYLIGLALGLGHITSLYIAVALTFSSTIIIVKLLSDKREIDSLHGQIALGFLIVQDLVVVLAMIVLSTIGIGAAGDGGHGGGSVSLVLASGVAMVALVVLFVRYVANPLTERLARAPELLVIFAIAMAAMFAAVGDIVGLGKEVGGLLAGVALASTPYRETIAARLAPLRDFLLLFFFIALGSALDLSLLGAHVSGAIVFSLFVLIGNPLIVLTIMGAMGYRKRTGFLAGLTVAQISEFSLIFVAMGVSLGHVQEDALGLVTMVGLVTIAASTYMITYSHQLYAVFEPLLGFFERQGTPREPSEAGAHREDGFKVIVFGLGRFGTAIGMRLKKRGIRVLGVDFNPLAVRRWRELGLETEFGDATDPEFVAELPLSRAEWIVSTVPIHPTGLSHEDTRTTLIQLTRTSGFRGRVAVASHHPKDTEELFASGADMVLEPFQDAADRAVDLLCGAPEEERTEIPSIETEEAQGAS
- a CDS encoding helix-turn-helix domain-containing protein, with product MPREQYQTVKEIADLLKVNEATVRRWIKDGELRAIDIGKGWRIGGDDLDAFIEGHATRPAARPNGDANTAPDLTEAKNTKEQKN
- a CDS encoding universal stress protein — protein: MKTIMVATDFSERSDRALRRATLLARQFESAILLVHVVDDDQPRRIVDAERDEATTLLRQMAATLSDVDGVTTETRVILASPFVGIAQAVKDVTPDLLVIGPHRRQVLRDVFVGTTAERTIRSVDCPVLIVNATPVGHYRHVLQTTDLSDSSRDALLRFQELGLADQSRTSLLHIFDAPALRLVFSHSIPKDDQKHYLEEEQRDASLNLVRFLSSAGLGHPRQIVRYEATPAPHEILKAAGEEQADLIVMSTHGRSGLAKMLIGSVTEQVLRTAQIDVLAIPPQRGE